Proteins encoded by one window of Bubalus bubalis isolate 160015118507 breed Murrah chromosome 4, NDDB_SH_1, whole genome shotgun sequence:
- the LOC102412778 gene encoding olfactory receptor 6C2-like: protein MRNGTVTTFILLGLTDNPKLQVLIFIFLFLTYTLSLTGNLTIITLTFVDSHLKTPMYFFLKNFSFLEISFTSSCIPRYLYSIATGDRVITYNACVIQVFFTDLCGVTEFFLLAAMSYDRYVAICKPLHYVTVISSRVCRTLIVSCWMAGLCVLIPPLSLGLNLKFCDSNKVDHFGCDALPLVKISCSDTWLMEQTVIICAVLTLNMTLTCVVLSYACIIKTIFKFPSTQQRKKAFSTCSSHMIVVSITYGTCIFIYMNPMAKEEVTINKVVSLIISSISPTLNPFIYTLRNNQVKNAFKDSIKRIALFLSEKKKF, encoded by the coding sequence ATGAGAAACGGTACAGTAACAACATTCATTCTGCTGGGACTGACTGACAACCCTAAGCTGCAGgttctgatttttatctttttatttctcaccTACACACTGAGTTTAACTGGAAACCTAACCATCATCACACTCACATTTGTGGATTCCCACCTGAAAACGCCAatgtactttttcttaaaaaatttctcCTTCTTGGAGATCTCCTTCACATCTTCTTGTATCCCCAGATACCTGTATAGCATAGCCACAGGTGACAGGGTCATTACCTATAATGCTTGTGTCATTCAAGTATTTTTTACAGATCTCTGTGGAGTAACAGAATTTTTTCTGCTGGCTGCCATGTcttatgaccgctatgtggccatctgtaagccCTTGCACTACGTGACTGTCATAAGTAGCAGAGTCTGCAGGACTCTCATCGTCTCTTGCTGGATGGCTGGTTTGTGTGTATTAATCCCACCACTTAGCCTGGGTTTAAATCTAAAATTTTGTGACTCTAACAAGGTTGATCATTTTGGCTGTGATGCACTTCCTTTAGTGAAAATCTCATGCTCAGACACATGGCTGATGGAACAGACGGTTATAATCTGTGCTGTGCTGACCCTAAATATGACTCTTACTTGTGTAGTTCTGTCATATGCTTGCATCATCAAGACAATATTTAAATTTCCTTCTactcagcaaaggaaaaaggccTTTTCAACCTGTTCTTCTCACATGATTGTGGTTTCCATCACCTATGGCACATGCATTTTCATTTACATGAATCCTATGGCAAAGGAAGAAGTGACCATTAATAAAGTGGTTTCACTAATCATTTCATCTATTTCACCTACATTGAACccatttatttatactttgaGAAACAATCAAGTTAAGAACGCCTTTAAGGACTCAATCAAAAGAATTGCCTTGttcctaagtgaaaaaaaaaaattttag